The following is a genomic window from Amaranthus tricolor cultivar Red isolate AtriRed21 chromosome 10, ASM2621246v1, whole genome shotgun sequence.
aatGCTACGTCTGCCACACAATCGTACCAATAgattctttaagaacaaaattcATACATTTCTAGTTTCTGATACTTTCTAATTATTGTGCAttgacaaaatataaataatttcactTTAGTTTATATGTATATTGTAGGTACTTGAAATGGAGGTGAATACCATTAGCCAAGAGGGAAGTAGTAGAGGGAGGGGCAAGAATAAGCGCTTTTGGACATGTCAAGAAGATTCGATGCTTATAAAGTATTTACACCAATTGTCTACTGATCCTAAGTGGAAAGGTGAGGGCGGTTTTAAAAATGGTTACATGAGTAGGTTGGAAGAGTTGATTAATGGTGAGCTTCCTAGTTGTGGTTTGAAGGCTTTTCCGCACATTGAATCAAGAATCAAACATTGGTCAGAGAAATACAGTGCACTAGCTGAGATGTTATCTACTTCGGGATTTGGATGGGATGCCGATAAGAAGATGTTGCAAGTAGAGAGAGCAGTGTTCGATGAATGGGCAAAGGTAAAGTTCTGGGATCTTTTATACATTACTTTGTGAATATTGTGCAAAAGGTCTACTCGTATGTTTTTATTTCTTGTTGATTTGACTTTATTCAATGTACATGAGAGTAGGGTCTGTTAGGATTGTGAGCAGGGACTATAGCAGTCCACATGATTgcttcaatattttattttttgttttggaatAGGTTCATAAGAAGGCTAAAGGATTGTATGGGGTACCTTTTCCTCACTATGACATCCTTGAGGAGATTTATGCTAAAGATAAGGCCACGGGTGATCAAAGTGAGTCTTTTTTGGAAGCAATCAATTGCATAGATGTTGAAGTTACAAAGAAGTCAATTTTCATAGCTAGTGATGAGGAGGATGATGCTGATTCAAGAAGTCGGTCAACTACTCACTCTATACAATTCAAGAAGCGCTCGATTAAACAAGAGAATGATAATTCAACATCTTCAAAAGAACCCAAGCTCAAGGAATTGAAACGAAAGAAAAATCTTCAAAGTGATGTTGATAATTTGGTTTCTTCTCTTCATGAAGCTACAAGTAATTTCGggaaaatttttgataatatcAATGTTAATCTTGGCACAATGGCTAATGCGTGGGCCAAAGCCGAGGAGAGAGAGCAGAAGATGGATGAAAAAGTGAATAAAGTCTTGGAAGAGGTTATGAAATTAGATGGCATCTCACCCTCTGAAGCTTTAGAAGTAGCTACAATTCTCATTGCTGAAGAACACAAGCTTTGCATCTTTTATCAAGCTCATTCGAATCTCAAGAAACAATATGTGCTCGATCTTGTTAAGAAAAAATGAAAGTGGTCCTCTAAAGATACATGAGTTGAGATGTTGTTATTAGTGGTTGAACTTGTAGTATGTGCTTgcagattattagttgaatACTTGCATAATAGTATTGCAAATTGCTATGTTTCATCTTATTTAGGCTTGAACTATGTTGAGTTTTATCAAAGAAATCTTGTTTTAATGTTTgcttaagttaattttttttgtacaaaaatgacaaaatgtcctttgtagattattacaaaaaatatcaacttatGTGACAAACCAAACAATAAGTAAGGGAAACGTAAACAAGTGTTTCCCTTACATTGTTAttccaaacaacatataaccaTAACCCTTACCTTTACCCTTACCCCTCTTTATTAATTCCCTTTCCCTTACATTTTCTCttcccataccaaacaccccttagtATGTTCGATAAAACCACACtatataaaatacaaaaaaaaccctaattaaaaacaaaattgttaaTAATTGGAAAAAACCACAAGTTGCAGGAGAAAGTAGAAACTTTCGTGATTAAAAAAAGGATGAATGCATTTTGAGCATTCACCATCACCAATCTAAACAAAATGCAACCAAAGAACTCCATTAAAACATGAAAAGTTTAGTAgaagagattttttttaaaaatgctcACCATGAAATAACCCTAATAAACAATTACTTTGAGAGCTCCTTTAATATTGCTTCCATGTCTCTATGCTCACCATATCCGCTACATCcacaaaaactcataatttagaataaaaaataacccaaattaagaaaataaaacatatcGGGCCATCAAGATTTTGAAATCCAGCTACCTCCAGCTCCTTCCATATTGAGTAAGAAAGCAAGAATTCATTATGGGTTTTATCAAATCCTATTAGTCATGAATGGTAACTAAAAGAAATAATAGGTATATGAGAACAACTACGACTAAATTTCAATATACAAAAAGACTAAGGCTTAGGGAATTCCCCCTAATACACATGACTTCACGATGGACGTTCAATTGAAAGATAATTTAGATTGATAAACAATTCATTAACTATTAAGGCCAGATTAATTATAATTGAACTCACACATATTgattgaataattaacaaggttTTAACTTAATTCATTAAGACAAAGTTGAATCTCAATCGCAGATCCGCATCTTGATAAAAGATCAACAAAGAATTTAACTTAATGAGTCAATCAACCAATTAATCTAGTCActctaataaacaaaaaatacttttatCCATCAATCTAATCATGTTTCGCAGAGTTCATCTCTATACCTTAGTAAGAAGACTAATCACCAATGGAATACACAAAGACaagtaaattaaacaaataaacaaaattaacaacgataaatataattaaagagATTGGAAAACAATTATACCTTAACaatggaagatgatgaagaataaaaccataaacttgatgaagaacaaaactGTAAACTTCGAATTATATAAAGATGCTAATTAAAATTAAgggaaaattaaaatgtaatcaAGTAAATCATTAAAAGAAAGCATGATAATAACAATCCTAGATAAATATACAAAATgttttaaataaatcaaaatgaagTTAAATTagactggacttattgtgaataccagcatattaacggggggacacaagtgcacataCTTCATAAGCTATGGAGatatatataccatcccaaaaccatatggcaatgggaagaaggtctctaatagcttataaaacgtgcacaccattttcaatttatcgatgtgggataactcatcccaacagacttaattattaatattatttaattaaaataggaaAAGGAGAAGCGGAGGATATAAAGCCTAGGAATAGCGTGAGAGAAGGATaggaggagagagagagagatggAGGGAGCAAAGGCGTTTTGTCCATCAAACACTCACTTTCTTTGTGTCACTGAATGTCGAATGTCACTCATTCAATCCCTAGTTTATCTAATCCATTCTAGACTGTAGAATTATGTActacataaatattaatttagggaagtaatgaaaattaaaattaggccAAAATAGGTTTCAACGCTTAAATACTAAAAACTAAAGTGAAGGTAACATACTTTTTGTATACATGTATGAAGATCCACATCAATCTTTCTTGGAATATCAATAATGTATCCACTCTGAATGAATaatgtaacaggctcaaattttttaatcttaatcttccgattaattattctgaaatttttttttcgaattcctaatcctttggttatttaattcaaatcacctttaattcctagaCCTTAtttcgattttgtaatttcttctaaatattaaacttaaatatatatatatatatatatatatatatatatatatatatatatatatatatatatatatatatatatatatatatatatatatatatatatatatatatatatatatatatatatatatatatatatatatatatatatatatatatatatatatatatatatatatatatatatatatatatacacacacacacacatatacatatatatatatacatttcacTTCATGTAATTTTAGGCGCCGTGTCCCATCCATCCGCATTTTGCAGGCCCAACTCTCAAGTGGCCCAATAATGTGTCATCTAGTATAATGGGTTAATATCAgataatatgggtcgacctgacctgactgacctatttaataaatgggttaaacaggtttttttcgtgtttaaatattcaacctgaacctaacccatttaataaacagatcaggtcgggttgacccatttaattaattgggtaaaaaatctaaacccaaacccgctaatttctggtcaatttcagatcaggttagcagttcgggtcagcttttgccagccctacatATAAATATGGAAAttcttgattaatatgataatgtagatatatatgaaatattttttatgtgaaatattattttaagtttcatgtATGTTAGCTTTATGAACTTTTGCGTtgagaaaatacttaaaaataatatctaGTGATGTTTTTGTGATGAAATCTTGGTAGATAAAATTAATGTGAACTAGGAATTTTAAAAAGAGTATTTTATAAGTACTTTATAAAAGCTAAAAGTTAGGATATTATTTTAGATATGTTCCTTGAGTTTTACTTcattaaaataacatttaattgagttttcgtttaaaaatactGTTCTAATAGGAAGAGGTGTTGAATACTGTCTTAATTATGGAAATATCTAAGATGATATATTACTTTagtttaaaataagttaaaagtttattaataaatttgaagaaaaaaaagataaataagaaataaatattaaatgggctcttcttaacttgtaatttttttGGCATACTACTATAACATGTTGAATCTCATGATGACCCTTGGGGAATGTAGAAATACAAATAGACGATCgcatgcaacaagagggggggggaattgttgtgtattaagtttaagatttttgcctctaattttgcggaattataataaaataaaacttaaacttaaaatgaaaaggataaaAGGACAtaacaattttacgtggaaaccttcttggcctaataagaaggaaaaaccacgacccccccccccccctcgggatttcaaaattctcactatgttttaagcaatcaattacaatcacataaaacaatttgcttcacttgaaccTTCTTTATTataggcctatttctctttctcttctctttctccttctctttctcttctcacgcttctattgaagcttctctattcccctagacttcccttaagtctagttacaacaaaacactcaaataccattacaaggccaattctcaagaggataaaaattaaataattgctttaagaaaaatataataaattaattggcattacgtagctgaaaatatttttcttaatagatcTCCCTTTATGGACACTCTCGGATACTCTTTCGGTTTGAGcatagttcctcctatttatagtgggaacagccggcagttaccttagacatacCTACCACTATCCTACACGTTCtccaaagaaaaagatagtggaatGCCAAAAATAGACTTCCGGCTATCATTTGCTCAAAGTGGAAAACGGTtccttcaagctaaaaatagcatgggagttaaaacaaaaaaatctaattaaaaggagatcttcttcaaaaagaataagtcttaggaTATTTTTAGacaacctaaaaatagtttttccaaccaatttattaattaactaagcaattaatttaactcttaaccgttacatcaacttaaaacagaaaataaattatttgcaattttccagccgatgttttCTTCAAACCTGCGACctgggaacagtgtactgtctccatctacaacttctgttagattgtCAACTTAGGGAACAATAGACCGCCTGTCTACTTTTAAcgtcctaagcatttatctaacctcttggatattctaagacacgtacaagttccacgaaccaagtcataggcttcatcaacgattttaacaaaattggataatcacctacaaaacaatctctaaaacatgtttgtttatttaaaag
Proteins encoded in this region:
- the LOC130825822 gene encoding uncharacterized protein LOC130825822 isoform X2 → MLGGQELDKVLEMEVNTISQEGSSRGRGKNKRFWTCQEDSMLIKYLHQLSTDPKWKGEGGFKNGYMSRLEELINGELPSCGLKAFPHIESRIKHWSEKYSALAEMLSTSGFGWDADKKMLQVERAVFDEWAKVHKKAKGLYGVPFPHYDILEEIYAKDKATGDQSESFLEAINCIDVEVTKKSIFIASDEEDDADSRSRSTTHSIQFKKRSIKQENDNSTSSKEPKLKELKRKKNLQSDVDNLVSSLHEATSNFGKIFDNINVNLGTMANAWAKAEEREQKMDEKVNKVLEEVMKLDGISPSEALEVATILIAEEHKLCIFYQAHSNLKKQYVLDLVKKK
- the LOC130825822 gene encoding uncharacterized protein LOC130825822 isoform X3, which gives rise to MEVNTISQEGSSRGRGKNKRFWTCQEDSMLIKYLHQLSTDPKWKGEGGFKNGYMSRLEELINGELPSCGLKAFPHIESRIKHWSEKYSALAEMLSTSGFGWDADKKMLQVERAVFDEWAKVHKKAKGLYGVPFPHYDILEEIYAKDKATGDQSESFLEAINCIDVEVTKKSIFIASDEEDDADSRSRSTTHSIQFKKRSIKQENDNSTSSKEPKLKELKRKKNLQSDVDNLVSSLHEATSNFGKIFDNINVNLGTMANAWAKAEEREQKMDEKVNKVLEEVMKLDGISPSEALEVATILIAEEHKLCIFYQAHSNLKKQYVLDLVKKK